The Halosimplex litoreum genome has a window encoding:
- a CDS encoding TIGR00341 family protein yields MRLVQITIPTGKRETVTRALDDEDLDYIVTDETSGREYAAVAYVPLPTNAVEPVLDTLRTAGIDESTYTVVLDAETVVSDDFEELEDRFAEEENGDRIAREELVAAAKDLLLSTPAYLLMTVVSAVIATAGLLLNSPAVIVGSMVIAPLIGPAMAASVGTVVVDDELFARGVKLQAVGLAVAVASAAAFAWVVKAVHLIPPFTDVTTIPQVRSRLYPDFLSLVVALGAGVAGAVSLTAGISSAIVGVMIAVALIPPAATVGIGIAWAKPVVSLGSGVLVLVNLLSINLAALVVLRYSGYRPTDWFQLEEARGATLRRVGILAVAIVALSVFLGGVTYDSFQGATTEERIQEATDAALEESEASAELLSMEVNRSGGPLLRHPVGITVTVGVEDGDYPALAERIDRRVERAVDREIDTQVRYVVTDSA; encoded by the coding sequence GTGCGTCTCGTCCAGATCACGATCCCGACGGGCAAGCGCGAGACCGTCACGCGGGCGCTCGACGACGAGGACCTCGACTACATCGTCACGGACGAGACCAGCGGCCGGGAGTACGCCGCCGTCGCGTACGTCCCGCTGCCCACGAACGCCGTCGAACCGGTGCTGGACACGCTCCGGACCGCCGGTATCGACGAGAGTACGTACACGGTCGTCCTCGACGCGGAGACGGTCGTCTCCGACGACTTCGAGGAACTGGAGGACCGCTTCGCCGAGGAGGAGAACGGCGACCGCATCGCCCGCGAGGAACTCGTCGCGGCGGCCAAGGACCTGCTGCTCTCGACGCCGGCGTACCTACTGATGACGGTCGTCAGCGCCGTCATCGCGACCGCCGGCCTCCTGTTGAACTCCCCGGCGGTCATCGTCGGGTCGATGGTGATCGCGCCGCTGATCGGCCCGGCCATGGCCGCCAGCGTCGGGACGGTCGTCGTCGACGACGAGCTGTTCGCCCGCGGAGTCAAGTTGCAGGCCGTCGGCCTCGCCGTCGCGGTCGCGAGCGCCGCCGCCTTCGCGTGGGTCGTCAAGGCGGTCCACCTGATACCCCCCTTCACCGACGTGACCACCATCCCGCAGGTCCGGAGCCGTCTCTACCCCGATTTCCTCTCGCTGGTGGTCGCGCTCGGCGCCGGCGTCGCCGGCGCGGTCTCGCTGACCGCGGGGATCTCCTCGGCGATCGTCGGCGTGATGATCGCCGTCGCGCTCATCCCACCGGCCGCGACCGTCGGGATCGGCATCGCGTGGGCCAAACCCGTCGTTTCGCTCGGTTCGGGCGTCCTCGTGCTGGTGAACCTCCTCTCCATCAACCTCGCCGCGCTGGTCGTCCTCCGCTACAGCGGCTACCGCCCGACCGACTGGTTCCAGCTGGAGGAAGCCCGCGGCGCGACCCTCCGCCGCGTCGGCATCCTCGCCGTCGCCATCGTCGCGCTGTCGGTGTTCCTCGGCGGCGTCACCTACGACTCCTTCCAGGGCGCGACGACCGAGGAACGGATCCAGGAGGCGACCGACGCCGCCCTCGAGGAGTCCGAGGCCTCGGCCGAGCTGCTCTCGATGGAGGTCAACCGCAGCGGCGGGCCGCTGTTGCGCCACCCCGTCGGGATCACGGTGACGGTCGGCGTGGAGGACGGCGACTACCCGGCGCTGGCCGAGCGGATCGACCGCCGCGTCGAGCGGGCCGTCGACCGCGAGATCGATACGCAGGTTCGATACGTCGTCACCGACTCCGCCTGA
- a CDS encoding SIMPL domain-containing protein, translating into MNSRLTLAGVAVVAALLATAGVGAAFAAGGSPVEAQQSAQQSGNDTITVGASGQVQAEADRAVVRVGVVATGDDIETVRSDLSSNASSMRSALNEMGIDDGQIRTAHYDISTNRRYGGAESEEPTYRAIHAFSITVEDTDAVGQVVDTAVTNGADEVDGIEFTLSADKRENLRQEALTEAMNSARGEASTIAAAEDLTVTGVDRVSTTEYGARPYAVETAALSAGGDAGTSIDSGPVSVSASVTVVYETGD; encoded by the coding sequence ATGAACTCACGACTCACACTCGCCGGCGTGGCCGTCGTCGCCGCGCTGTTGGCGACGGCGGGCGTCGGCGCCGCGTTCGCGGCCGGCGGCTCGCCGGTCGAGGCACAGCAGTCCGCACAGCAGTCGGGCAACGACACGATCACCGTCGGCGCCTCCGGGCAGGTCCAGGCCGAGGCCGACCGCGCGGTGGTCCGCGTCGGCGTCGTCGCGACGGGCGACGACATCGAGACCGTCCGGTCGGACCTGTCGAGCAACGCCAGCTCGATGCGTTCGGCGCTGAACGAGATGGGGATCGACGACGGCCAGATCCGGACGGCCCACTACGACATCTCGACGAACCGTCGCTACGGCGGCGCCGAGAGCGAGGAGCCGACCTACCGCGCGATCCACGCATTCTCCATCACCGTCGAGGACACCGACGCAGTCGGCCAGGTCGTCGACACCGCCGTGACCAACGGCGCCGACGAGGTCGACGGCATCGAGTTCACCCTCTCGGCGGACAAGCGCGAGAACCTCCGGCAGGAAGCGCTCACCGAGGCGATGAACTCCGCCCGCGGCGAGGCCAGCACCATCGCCGCCGCCGAGGACTTGACCGTCACCGGTGTCGACCGCGTCTCGACGACCGAGTACGGCGCGCGCCCCTACGCCGTCGAGACCGCGGCGCTCTCGGCCGGCGGCGACGCGGGCACCTCCATCGACAGCGGCCCGGTCAGCGTCAGCGCCTCCGTCACCGTCGTCTACGAGACGGGCGACTGA
- a CDS encoding NOG1 family protein: MSQPFEDLPTTPTAEELVDKAFSRAARAGRAKDGLDAQQSMLQTASNIASDNLENVVTAWPDFDDLDPFYRELADAVVASNTTGDDAPDIGGIDAVRQHLSEVGWASRKTADIRREYAERLANSDIDTARKIRKQAFARIADVVEEVEDDLAAVGAARDDLKTLPDIRPDEPTIVVAGYPNVGKSTFVNAVTNARNETASYPFTTTEIRVGHFDDGHIRYQIVDTPGLLDRAPEERNDVESQAASALEHLADAVLALVDASGECGYPLDTQLALRDDLEARFDVPVLTVCNKADRSRDVEADLYMSVTEDENVEGVLDAAVEAVDYEPELPYDGS, encoded by the coding sequence ATGAGCCAACCGTTCGAGGACCTGCCGACGACGCCGACCGCCGAGGAGCTGGTGGACAAGGCGTTCTCGCGGGCCGCGCGTGCGGGGCGGGCCAAGGACGGCCTCGACGCCCAGCAGTCGATGCTCCAGACCGCGTCGAACATCGCCTCCGACAACCTGGAGAACGTCGTCACCGCCTGGCCCGACTTCGACGACCTGGACCCGTTCTACCGCGAACTCGCCGACGCCGTCGTCGCCTCCAACACCACCGGCGACGACGCCCCCGACATCGGCGGCATCGACGCCGTCCGCCAGCACCTCTCGGAAGTCGGGTGGGCCAGCCGCAAGACCGCGGACATCCGCCGCGAATACGCCGAGCGGCTCGCCAACAGCGACATCGACACCGCGAGGAAGATCCGCAAACAGGCCTTCGCCCGCATCGCCGACGTGGTCGAGGAGGTCGAGGACGACCTCGCCGCCGTCGGCGCCGCCCGCGACGACCTGAAGACGCTCCCGGACATCCGCCCCGACGAGCCGACCATCGTCGTCGCCGGCTACCCCAACGTCGGCAAGTCGACGTTCGTCAACGCCGTCACCAACGCCCGCAACGAGACCGCCTCCTATCCGTTCACGACGACCGAGATCCGGGTTGGACACTTCGACGACGGCCACATCCGCTACCAGATCGTCGACACGCCGGGGCTGCTCGACCGGGCGCCCGAGGAGCGCAACGACGTCGAGTCCCAAGCAGCGAGCGCGCTCGAGCACCTCGCCGACGCGGTGCTCGCGCTCGTCGACGCCAGCGGGGAGTGTGGCTACCCCCTGGACACGCAGCTGGCACTTCGCGACGACCTCGAAGCCCGGTTCGACGTCCCCGTCCTCACCGTCTGCAACAAGGCCGACCGCTCGCGTGACGTCGAGGCCGATCTCTACATGAGCGTCACGGAAGACGAGAACGTCGAGGGCGTCCTCGACGCCGCGGTCGAGGCGGTCGACTACGAACCGGAACTGCCCTACGACGGGTCCTGA
- a CDS encoding DUF5518 domain-containing protein: MTDWSAVVWGFVAGIVAGLVAFLVPVVGHIGAGLVAGFVAGYLAGGGLGSGLWHGLLAGAFGGLVLVLVTAPIAGLLGGVLGGPIGGLFGGLSVIVVGLVIAFVFALDSAVGGAIGAILAD, translated from the coding sequence ATGACCGACTGGAGCGCAGTCGTCTGGGGGTTCGTCGCCGGTATCGTCGCGGGACTCGTCGCCTTCCTCGTCCCGGTGGTCGGCCACATCGGCGCCGGGCTGGTCGCCGGGTTCGTTGCCGGCTACCTCGCCGGCGGCGGCCTCGGCAGCGGCCTCTGGCACGGCCTACTCGCCGGTGCCTTCGGTGGGCTGGTGCTCGTCCTCGTCACCGCCCCCATCGCCGGCCTGCTCGGCGGCGTCCTCGGCGGCCCCATCGGCGGCCTGTTCGGCGGGCTCAGCGTGATCGTCGTCGGCCTCGTCATCGCGTTCGTCTTCGCCCTCGACAGCGCCGTCGGCGGCGCAATCGGCGCCATCCTCGCCGACTGA
- a CDS encoding ASCH domain-containing protein, whose amino-acid sequence MAEIDASEVLPNEHVQSMAAAGRVTQMHRGHKYADEGDTFEIEGATFEVTDVTRRTLGDLTDEDAQREGSEDLEAYRERLNRVHDSFEWDDDSEVVRHRFEPRE is encoded by the coding sequence ATGGCCGAGATCGACGCCAGCGAAGTCCTACCCAACGAGCACGTCCAGAGCATGGCCGCCGCCGGTCGCGTCACTCAGATGCACCGCGGGCACAAGTACGCCGACGAGGGCGACACCTTCGAGATCGAGGGGGCGACCTTCGAGGTGACCGACGTGACCCGCCGCACGCTCGGCGACCTGACCGACGAGGACGCCCAGCGAGAGGGGTCGGAGGACCTCGAAGCGTACCGCGAGCGACTGAACCGCGTCCACGACTCCTTCGAGTGGGACGACGACAGCGAGGTCGTCCGCCACCGCTTCGAGCCGCGGGAGTAG
- a CDS encoding MarR family transcriptional regulator, with amino-acid sequence MPVNFDEYADRQSENELAFDPDTHAYHILTFLGERPETGFRPAEIAEETGIKPGSVRGTLKRLEEQGLVRHAEPFWAIGDDDRLAASTGTMLGLEAIGDRYADDEFEGWDENAVDPREMRDG; translated from the coding sequence ATGCCCGTAAATTTCGACGAATACGCCGACCGGCAGAGCGAGAACGAACTCGCGTTCGACCCCGATACACACGCGTACCACATCCTCACGTTTCTCGGAGAGCGCCCGGAGACGGGTTTCAGACCGGCCGAGATCGCAGAAGAGACCGGGATCAAACCGGGGAGCGTTCGCGGTACGCTGAAACGTCTCGAAGAGCAGGGTCTCGTCCGTCACGCCGAACCGTTCTGGGCGATCGGCGACGACGACCGTCTGGCCGCGTCGACCGGGACGATGCTGGGACTCGAAGCGATCGGTGACCGATACGCAGACGACGAGTTCGAGGGCTGGGACGAGAACGCGGTCGACCCGCGTGAGATGCGTGACGGGTAG
- the hisE gene encoding phosphoribosyl-ATP diphosphatase, producing MTDDVLDDVFAVIEDRKEELPDDSYTTSLFTHEKGENAVLEKLGEETTELLLAAKDDDRDEIAHESADIVYHLLVLLSMKDMDLEDLREELSERR from the coding sequence ATGACCGACGACGTACTCGACGACGTGTTCGCCGTCATCGAGGACCGGAAGGAAGAGCTCCCCGACGATTCCTACACCACCTCGCTGTTCACCCACGAGAAAGGCGAGAACGCCGTGCTGGAGAAGCTCGGCGAGGAGACCACCGAGCTGCTGCTGGCGGCAAAGGACGACGACCGCGACGAGATCGCCCACGAGTCGGCCGACATCGTCTATCACCTGCTCGTCCTGCTCTCGATGAAGGATATGGATCTCGAAGACCTGCGCGAGGAGCTGTCCGAGCGGCGGTAG
- a CDS encoding SHOCT domain-containing protein: MIDTIHLLQHGPHHGPGGGAMGAAGGGGWLGFGLPWGLLWVSLSVALFAAAVYLLATRVDGVAGPSAADATDGVDPMTTLERRYARGEIDDEAFEERRIRLAERDRR, translated from the coding sequence ATGATCGATACGATACACCTGCTTCAGCACGGACCGCACCACGGACCGGGCGGGGGAGCGATGGGCGCCGCGGGCGGAGGCGGCTGGCTGGGGTTCGGACTCCCCTGGGGACTGCTGTGGGTGAGCCTCTCGGTCGCGCTGTTCGCCGCCGCCGTCTACCTGCTCGCGACCCGAGTCGACGGAGTGGCCGGTCCGTCGGCGGCGGACGCGACCGACGGGGTCGACCCGATGACGACGCTCGAACGGCGCTACGCCCGTGGCGAGATCGACGACGAGGCCTTCGAGGAGCGCCGGATCCGGCTCGCCGAACGCGACCGGCGGTAA
- the pdxT gene encoding pyridoxal 5'-phosphate synthase glutaminase subunit PdxT, whose translation MTIRAGVVAVQGDVSEHADAIRRAATSHCADADVVEIRQSGVVPDCDILLLPGGESTAISRHLDREGIAAEIEAHVADGKPVLATCAGLIVASADPNDDRVDALGLVDVTVERNAFGRQADSFEAPLDVTGLDEPFPAVFIRAPVIDSVGDVEVLAEWDGRAVAVRDGPVVATSFHPELTDDARIHDLAFFENEVATSAGP comes from the coding sequence ATGACCATCAGGGCGGGCGTCGTCGCCGTGCAGGGCGACGTGAGCGAACACGCCGACGCCATCCGACGAGCCGCCACGAGCCACTGCGCCGATGCCGACGTCGTCGAGATCCGACAGTCCGGAGTCGTCCCCGACTGCGACATCCTCCTCCTGCCGGGCGGGGAGTCGACGGCCATCTCCCGACATCTCGACCGCGAGGGGATCGCCGCCGAGATCGAAGCCCACGTCGCCGACGGCAAGCCCGTGCTGGCGACCTGTGCCGGGCTCATCGTCGCCTCGGCCGACCCGAACGACGACCGCGTCGACGCGCTCGGGCTCGTGGACGTGACCGTCGAGCGCAACGCCTTCGGCCGCCAGGCCGACAGCTTCGAGGCGCCGCTGGACGTGACCGGCCTCGACGAGCCGTTCCCCGCCGTGTTCATCCGCGCGCCCGTCATCGATTCCGTCGGCGACGTGGAGGTCCTGGCCGAGTGGGACGGCCGCGCCGTCGCCGTCCGCGACGGCCCCGTCGTCGCCACCTCCTTCCACCCCGAGCTGACCGACGACGCGCGGATTCACGACCTCGCCTTTTTCGAGAACGAGGTCGCGACTAGTGCGGGACCGTAG
- a CDS encoding PrsW family intramembrane metalloprotease translates to MSESRDPVEARADGERDLYEVSTWEPRSLLDKLSVFVYGTGVSALRLFVVVLALVILGVQVILGGLGAVANPVIGTFTLLSAVPALGLAAYVWYADVTSSEPLELLVGTFALGVLFAGFAGVVNTVVNVSLESLGLMFWGTQILYFFLVVGPVEETVKLLAVRLYAYRTPEFDAVVDGAVYGAMAGLGFATIENAIYIAGQTQGVADTFNLVVTGTGITAVRALAGPGHVIYSAFAGYYLGLAKFNRDRAGPIVVKGLLIATVVHALYNTLSGFVPGLVAGVTGIPWFVAFFGFVILYDGIFGLLLIRKISRYRRAYHESTDEAPDGERADMTEFDG, encoded by the coding sequence ATGTCAGAGAGCCGGGACCCGGTCGAGGCGCGCGCGGACGGCGAGCGCGACCTCTACGAGGTGTCCACGTGGGAGCCGCGGTCACTGCTGGACAAGCTGTCGGTGTTCGTGTACGGGACCGGGGTGTCGGCGCTACGACTGTTCGTCGTGGTGCTCGCGCTGGTCATCCTCGGGGTGCAGGTGATCCTCGGTGGGCTGGGGGCGGTGGCGAATCCAGTCATCGGCACGTTCACGCTGCTGTCGGCGGTGCCGGCGCTGGGTCTGGCGGCGTACGTCTGGTACGCCGACGTGACGAGTTCCGAACCGCTGGAGCTGCTCGTCGGCACGTTCGCGCTCGGGGTCCTGTTCGCCGGGTTCGCCGGCGTCGTCAACACTGTCGTCAACGTCTCGCTGGAGAGCCTGGGGCTCATGTTCTGGGGGACGCAGATCCTCTATTTCTTCCTCGTCGTCGGGCCGGTCGAGGAGACGGTGAAGCTGCTGGCGGTCCGGCTGTACGCCTATCGCACGCCGGAGTTCGACGCGGTCGTCGACGGCGCGGTCTACGGCGCGATGGCCGGGCTGGGCTTCGCGACCATCGAGAACGCCATCTACATCGCCGGCCAGACCCAGGGCGTCGCCGACACGTTCAACCTCGTCGTGACCGGCACCGGCATCACCGCCGTCCGCGCACTGGCGGGGCCGGGCCACGTCATCTACTCCGCGTTCGCCGGCTACTACCTCGGCCTGGCGAAGTTCAACCGCGACCGTGCCGGCCCTATCGTCGTCAAGGGCCTGCTGATCGCCACGGTCGTCCACGCGCTGTACAATACGCTGTCGGGATTCGTCCCGGGCCTCGTCGCCGGTGTGACCGGGATCCCGTGGTTCGTCGCTTTCTTCGGGTTCGTCATCCTCTACGACGGGATCTTCGGACTCCTGCTGATCCGGAAGATCTCCCGGTACCGGCGAGCGTACCACGAGTCCACCGACGAAGCCCCCGACGGCGAGCGGGCCGACATGACCGAGTTCGACGGCTGA
- a CDS encoding riboflavin synthase has protein sequence MFTGIVEETGEIVDIEDSDAGRRLRIATGFADLTGGQSISVDGACLTVEDHADGEWFSVFLAAETLERTTFDSASEGQEVNLERALAADERFDGHVVQGHVDGTTEIVDIERVGEGPASEARGTSSGDESSDGDWAYTFELPPGLEQYVVEKGSIALDGISLTVAALDDAGGTFSVAIIPTTYHETTLSAKEPGDPVHVEVDVFAKYVERMLGMAERDAEAGADVAAVREALGEYR, from the coding sequence ATGTTCACCGGGATCGTCGAGGAGACGGGCGAGATCGTCGATATCGAGGACAGCGACGCGGGTCGTCGACTCCGGATCGCGACGGGCTTTGCGGACCTGACGGGCGGCCAGAGCATCAGCGTCGACGGCGCGTGTCTCACCGTCGAGGACCACGCCGACGGCGAGTGGTTCTCGGTGTTCCTGGCCGCCGAGACGCTGGAACGGACGACCTTCGACAGTGCGAGCGAGGGGCAGGAAGTCAACTTAGAGCGGGCGCTGGCGGCCGACGAGCGCTTCGACGGCCACGTCGTCCAGGGCCACGTCGACGGCACGACGGAGATCGTCGACATCGAGCGCGTCGGCGAGGGTCCCGCGAGCGAAGCGAGGGGGACCTCGTCGGGCGACGAGTCGTCCGACGGTGACTGGGCGTACACCTTCGAGCTACCGCCCGGACTCGAACAGTACGTCGTCGAGAAGGGGTCGATCGCGCTCGACGGGATCAGCCTGACCGTCGCCGCGCTCGACGATGCCGGCGGGACCTTCTCGGTGGCGATCATCCCGACGACCTACCACGAGACGACGCTCTCGGCGAAGGAACCGGGCGACCCCGTCCACGTCGAGGTGGACGTGTTCGCCAAGTACGTCGAGCGGATGCTCGGGATGGCCGAGCGCGACGCCGAGGCCGGCGCCGACGTGGCCGCGGTGCGAGAGGCGCTCGGCGAGTATCGGTAG
- a CDS encoding DUF7533 family protein yields the protein MARSILGMVGLGTTLVFAIPVALLGLEFLLARGQPTVGGGLLVVAVLMVAIEEYVTTPDDLTGKAVDKTVGAVAKSPDDEEE from the coding sequence ATGGCGCGGAGCATCCTCGGGATGGTCGGGCTCGGGACGACGCTGGTGTTCGCGATCCCGGTCGCGTTGCTCGGGCTGGAGTTCCTGCTGGCCCGGGGACAGCCGACCGTCGGCGGGGGCCTGCTCGTCGTCGCCGTGCTGATGGTCGCCATCGAGGAGTACGTCACGACGCCGGACGACCTGACGGGCAAGGCCGTCGACAAGACGGTCGGCGCGGTCGCGAAGTCGCCCGACGACGAGGAGGAGTGA
- a CDS encoding flippase activity-associated protein Agl23 has product MSRSDSESAAAASGDTGESPGSDPGADGDSADPAPESTASDRDPPDPSGPTGRFDRIDRTTQWVLAVVAGGLLARLVLLGARVAHYDEGRVAWWSSYFLETGQFEYRYIIHGPLVQHVNKFLFDALGANDFTMRLFVALVGAFLPLAALLFREHLDGDEIVGTAFFLAFSPLLLYYSRFFRSTLLAAAFAFVAFGLLVRAYDERSVWYVYGAVVLVALAFTAKENAAVYLLVWVGASALLLDQALFRTGDDRSGFDWARERLDARTRPLGDYAADFLWHGAVVVVLFLAVTLYFYAPRSPDTAAVGFWQAVTNPTLFPDLFDRTLDDVVEGYSYWFGGTTDAGCRQDNIIDAYLCFLGQEVHAIAQSALALTMMAVVGFLAERWGRVRSRAVVLFCAYWGFVSIVGYPLGTDIANAWIAVNALVPLALPAGVGIALVVDRARDSVHTGSVRFGVTAFALLLIAGYMAGSAGWYVYMNDTTDDNELVQYAQPADDFRPSMEVLQDHAADHEGVDVLFVGNTYVRDSPRDAGIEPRCSSISDTLPLQWYVDAYGAEGDCIQDEETAVERLQNGEVDPLVVIAPNSLETDLAPAMDGYDSDVYRLRHYGSEAVFFSDRTSDGSNANAGAVEPRALAVGN; this is encoded by the coding sequence ATGAGCCGTTCCGATTCCGAGTCCGCCGCCGCCGCGTCCGGAGACACGGGGGAGTCTCCCGGATCCGATCCCGGCGCCGACGGCGACTCGGCCGACCCCGCCCCCGAATCCACAGCGAGCGACCGCGACCCGCCGGACCCCAGCGGGCCGACCGGCCGATTCGACCGTATCGATAGGACGACCCAGTGGGTCCTCGCCGTCGTCGCCGGCGGCCTGCTCGCTCGTCTCGTCCTCCTCGGCGCGCGCGTGGCCCACTACGACGAGGGCCGCGTGGCCTGGTGGTCGTCGTACTTCCTCGAGACCGGCCAGTTCGAGTACCGCTACATCATCCACGGCCCGCTCGTTCAGCACGTCAACAAGTTCCTCTTCGACGCGCTGGGCGCCAACGACTTCACGATGCGGCTGTTCGTGGCGCTGGTCGGGGCCTTCCTCCCGCTCGCTGCCCTCCTGTTCCGCGAGCACCTCGACGGCGACGAGATCGTGGGCACCGCCTTCTTCCTCGCGTTCAGCCCGCTCCTGCTGTACTACTCCCGTTTCTTCCGGAGTACACTGCTGGCGGCGGCGTTCGCGTTCGTCGCCTTCGGCCTGCTCGTGCGGGCCTACGACGAGCGGTCGGTCTGGTACGTCTACGGCGCGGTCGTCCTCGTCGCGCTCGCCTTTACCGCCAAGGAGAACGCCGCGGTGTACCTGCTCGTGTGGGTCGGCGCGAGCGCCCTGTTGCTCGACCAGGCGCTGTTCCGCACCGGCGACGACAGGTCCGGATTCGACTGGGCCCGCGAGCGCCTCGACGCCCGCACCCGCCCGCTCGGTGACTACGCCGCCGACTTCCTCTGGCACGGCGCGGTCGTGGTCGTCCTCTTCCTGGCCGTCACGCTGTACTTCTACGCCCCGCGCTCGCCCGACACCGCCGCGGTCGGCTTCTGGCAGGCGGTCACCAATCCGACGCTGTTCCCCGATCTGTTCGACCGGACGCTCGACGACGTGGTCGAGGGGTACAGCTACTGGTTCGGCGGGACGACCGACGCCGGTTGCCGGCAGGACAACATCATCGACGCCTACCTCTGCTTCCTCGGCCAGGAGGTCCACGCGATCGCCCAGTCGGCGCTCGCGCTGACGATGATGGCCGTCGTCGGCTTCCTCGCCGAGCGCTGGGGTCGCGTCCGCTCGCGGGCCGTCGTCCTCTTTTGTGCCTACTGGGGTTTCGTCTCGATCGTCGGCTACCCGCTCGGCACCGACATCGCCAACGCCTGGATCGCCGTCAACGCGCTCGTGCCGCTGGCCCTTCCGGCGGGCGTCGGTATCGCACTGGTCGTCGACCGCGCCCGCGACTCGGTCCACACCGGCTCGGTCAGGTTCGGCGTCACCGCGTTCGCCCTCCTGCTGATCGCCGGCTACATGGCCGGCTCCGCGGGGTGGTACGTCTACATGAACGACACCACCGACGACAACGAACTCGTCCAGTACGCCCAGCCGGCCGACGACTTCCGCCCCTCGATGGAAGTACTGCAGGATCACGCCGCCGACCACGAGGGCGTCGACGTGCTCTTCGTCGGGAACACGTACGTCCGCGACTCTCCGCGGGACGCCGGGATCGAACCGCGCTGTTCCAGCATCAGCGACACCCTCCCGCTGCAGTGGTACGTCGACGCCTACGGCGCGGAGGGCGACTGCATCCAGGACGAGGAGACCGCCGTCGAGCGCCTCCAGAACGGCGAGGTCGACCCGCTGGTCGTCATCGCACCCAACTCCCTGGAGACGGACCTGGCGCCCGCGATGGACGGGTACGACTCCGACGTCTACCGCCTGCGACACTACGGCAGCGAGGCCGTCTTCTTCAGCGACCGCACGTCCGACGGGTCGAACGCCAACGCGGGCGCCGTCGAACCGCGCGCGCTCGCCGTCGGGAACTGA
- a CDS encoding ketopantoate reductase family protein yields MRVLVFGAGSLGSLLGGLLARAHDVTLVGRAPHVERVRADGLRITGECSVRVEPAATTAVPDERFDLALVAVKAFDTAAAAEALGAADLDAVLSVQNGLDNERTLAGALDAPVLAGTCTYGARLTEPGTVECTGRGEVALGPPDGGESAVAESVGGALGGADVETTVAADMPRRRWTKLSVNAGINAVTALARVENGALVDGPAGETARRAARETARVARERGIDLADGAAVEAVERVAAATSANRSSMLQDVEAGTRTEVDAINGAVVERAERAVPVNETLTALVRGWERERGSR; encoded by the coding sequence GTGCGCGTCCTCGTCTTCGGCGCCGGCAGCCTCGGGAGCCTCCTCGGGGGGCTGCTCGCGCGCGCCCACGACGTGACGCTGGTCGGTCGCGCCCCGCACGTCGAGCGGGTTCGCGCCGACGGGCTCCGGATCACCGGTGAGTGTTCGGTCCGCGTCGAGCCCGCGGCGACGACTGCGGTCCCCGACGAACGATTCGACCTCGCGCTCGTCGCCGTCAAGGCCTTCGACACGGCGGCCGCGGCCGAGGCGCTCGGTGCCGCGGATCTGGACGCGGTCCTCTCGGTCCAGAACGGGCTGGACAACGAGCGGACGCTGGCGGGCGCGCTCGACGCGCCGGTGCTCGCGGGCACCTGCACCTACGGCGCGCGGCTGACCGAACCGGGGACCGTCGAATGTACCGGCCGTGGTGAGGTCGCGCTCGGACCGCCCGACGGCGGAGAGTCGGCGGTCGCCGAATCGGTCGGCGGGGCGCTGGGCGGCGCGGACGTCGAGACGACGGTCGCCGCGGACATGCCGCGGCGGCGCTGGACGAAGCTGTCGGTCAACGCGGGGATCAACGCCGTGACCGCGCTGGCGCGCGTCGAGAACGGCGCGCTCGTCGACGGTCCCGCGGGCGAGACGGCGCGCCGCGCGGCGAGAGAGACGGCTCGCGTCGCGCGCGAGCGGGGGATCGACTTGGCCGACGGCGCGGCCGTCGAGGCGGTCGAGCGGGTGGCGGCGGCGACGAGCGCCAACCGGTCGTCGATGCTGCAGGACGTCGAGGCCGGAACACGGACGGAAGTCGACGCGATCAACGGCGCGGTGGTCGAGCGAGCCGAGCGAGCGGTGCCGGTCAACGAGACGCTAACGGCGCTGGTTCGAGGGTGGGAGCGCGAGCGCGGGTCGCGGTAG
- a CDS encoding DUF7130 family rubredoxin-like protein translates to MSEPDEAPDLGFGQAVFDDEGNRLGTVRGFDEHGFYVTTEDGIAGMGQHLSTTADSGEAELMWRCWDCGEMGDIEEIPETCPACGAERESIYYWAED, encoded by the coding sequence ATGAGCGAGCCAGACGAAGCGCCCGACCTGGGCTTCGGTCAGGCGGTCTTCGACGACGAGGGGAACCGACTGGGGACCGTCCGCGGGTTCGACGAACACGGCTTCTACGTGACGACCGAAGACGGGATCGCGGGCATGGGGCAACACCTGTCGACGACCGCGGACAGCGGCGAGGCCGAGCTGATGTGGCGCTGCTGGGACTGCGGCGAGATGGGAGACATCGAGGAGATCCCGGAGACCTGCCCGGCCTGTGGCGCCGAGCGCGAGAGCATCTACTACTGGGCCGAGGACTGA